In one window of Lewinella sp. 4G2 DNA:
- the leuB gene encoding 3-isopropylmalate dehydrogenase, whose protein sequence is MPNYNIATLDGDGIGPEVINQGIKVLNQVGLKFGHKFRFDFAPVGATAIDQTGVPLPDETLELCKRSDAIFFGAIGHPRFDNDPTAKVRPEQGLLRLRKELGLYANLRPVAGYDELTHLSPLRPERMKGVDILVVRELTGGTYFGDKGRRDGGDTAYDTCVYSRHEIERILKVGFDVAGKRRGKLTLVDKANVMESSRLWREITREMAANYPDVELNFMFVDNAAMQLILNPAQFDVIVTDNLFGDILSDASSVLAGSLGLLPSSSVGSKVGMFEPIHGSWPEGAGQDRANPIATILSAAMMLDHLGLVKEGDAIRNAVNETLASGVGTEDLSPSQQVGTNELGDLIAGRIG, encoded by the coding sequence ATGCCCAACTACAACATCGCCACCCTCGACGGAGACGGCATCGGCCCCGAAGTCATCAACCAAGGCATTAAAGTCCTCAATCAGGTTGGACTGAAATTTGGCCACAAATTCCGCTTTGATTTTGCGCCCGTCGGGGCTACCGCTATCGACCAGACGGGCGTTCCCCTGCCGGACGAAACGCTGGAACTCTGTAAGCGCTCGGACGCCATCTTTTTTGGCGCCATTGGTCACCCCCGGTTTGATAATGACCCCACAGCGAAGGTGCGGCCCGAGCAGGGATTGCTGCGCCTCCGCAAAGAGCTCGGCCTTTATGCCAACCTCCGGCCCGTCGCTGGATACGACGAACTGACTCACCTCAGCCCCCTCCGCCCGGAACGCATGAAGGGCGTCGACATCCTCGTCGTGCGGGAACTCACGGGCGGGACTTACTTCGGTGATAAGGGCCGCCGCGATGGTGGCGATACCGCCTACGATACCTGCGTGTACAGCCGCCACGAGATCGAACGCATCCTGAAAGTCGGTTTTGACGTCGCCGGCAAACGCCGCGGCAAACTCACTCTGGTTGATAAGGCCAACGTGATGGAATCTTCGCGGCTCTGGCGGGAGATCACCCGCGAAATGGCCGCCAATTATCCGGACGTAGAACTCAACTTCATGTTTGTGGACAACGCCGCCATGCAACTCATCCTCAACCCCGCCCAATTCGACGTCATCGTAACGGACAATCTGTTCGGGGATATCCTATCCGATGCCTCCAGCGTGCTGGCGGGTTCCCTCGGGTTACTGCCTTCCAGTAGTGTGGGGTCGAAAGTCGGGATGTTTGAGCCCATCCACGGCTCCTGGCCGGAAGGGGCGGGGCAGGACCGGGCCAACCCCATCGCCACCATCCTTTCCGCCGCCATGATGTTGGACCACCTCGGGCTGGTGAAGGAAGGCGATGCTATCCGCAATGCCGTCAACGAAACCCTGGCGTCCGGGGTGGGGACGGAAGATTTGAGCCCGTCGCAGCAGGTGGGCACCAATGAATTGGGGGATTTGATTGCGGGGCGGATTGGGTGA